One part of the Candidatus Mancarchaeum acidiphilum genome encodes these proteins:
- the cysS gene encoding cysteine--tRNA ligase codes for MKVYNTLTRSEEEFVPLNDKTVNMFVCGQTPYDDAHLGHARNYIIFDVVARWLRHEGYKVNYVQNITDIDDKIINRAKEQGITAEQLERRYEKRFLEDMEVIGVKKDITKYARSHDYIEAIRQQIQLLLDKGYAYYLDGDIYYDVDKFKDYTKLSGMKLEELKNHRVEPKEGKKNVYDFALWKAAKPGEPKWDIKLNINGKEMELQGRPGWHIEDTAITYTLFGPQYDLHGGASELIFPHHTNEIAQAEAAFGKKPFVRYWLHVGVLNINNVKMSKSLKNFITIRDALAKYDPEALRLLMVSANYRKEINYTEKMMEDSQGKLNYMYNSFSILYNYHKIISSKGSDESNLINEFKKFEKEFTELMNDDFNTSVALMKLIAILTTVRAYLESHDGITQSSKDSLIKGILEYANIFGILENTYYKESIPEGLEDLMKERDRLRKSKNYAEADKIREDIKQRYGVLLEDTEYGTVWYKKRAQESTSA; via the coding sequence TTGAAAGTTTATAATACATTAACCAGGTCGGAAGAAGAATTCGTCCCTTTAAATGATAAAACGGTTAACATGTTTGTATGCGGCCAAACCCCATATGATGATGCACACCTGGGCCATGCAAGGAACTATATAATATTCGATGTTGTAGCAAGGTGGCTTAGGCATGAGGGCTACAAAGTAAATTATGTCCAAAACATAACGGATATAGATGACAAGATAATAAACAGGGCGAAAGAGCAAGGCATAACCGCGGAGCAGCTTGAGAGAAGATACGAAAAGAGGTTCCTTGAGGATATGGAGGTAATAGGAGTAAAGAAGGATATAACAAAATATGCAAGGTCACATGACTACATAGAGGCAATACGCCAGCAGATACAGCTTCTCCTGGATAAAGGGTATGCATATTATCTTGACGGCGATATATATTACGATGTTGACAAATTCAAGGATTACACAAAGCTTTCAGGAATGAAGCTCGAGGAGCTCAAGAACCATAGGGTAGAGCCAAAAGAAGGAAAAAAGAACGTATATGATTTTGCTTTGTGGAAAGCGGCAAAGCCAGGGGAGCCGAAATGGGACATTAAGCTTAATATAAATGGCAAGGAAATGGAGTTACAAGGAAGGCCAGGATGGCATATAGAGGATACCGCGATAACCTACACACTTTTTGGTCCTCAATACGATCTCCATGGAGGGGCAAGCGAATTGATATTCCCTCACCATACTAACGAGATTGCACAAGCGGAAGCGGCCTTTGGAAAGAAGCCTTTTGTAAGGTACTGGCTGCATGTTGGAGTATTGAACATAAACAATGTCAAAATGAGCAAGAGCCTTAAAAATTTCATAACTATAAGGGATGCTTTGGCAAAGTACGATCCTGAAGCGTTAAGACTGCTTATGGTGTCGGCAAATTATAGGAAGGAGATAAATTATACAGAAAAGATGATGGAGGATTCGCAGGGAAAACTAAACTACATGTACAACTCGTTCAGCATATTATACAATTACCACAAAATCATAAGCTCTAAAGGTTCCGATGAGAGCAACCTCATTAATGAATTCAAGAAATTTGAAAAAGAGTTTACAGAATTGATGAATGATGATTTCAATACATCTGTTGCATTGATGAAGCTTATTGCAATCCTGACAACGGTAAGGGCTTATTTGGAGAGCCATGATGGTATTACACAGAGCTCAAAAGATAGCTTGATAAAAGGGATACTGGAATATGCAAACATATTTGGTATTCTTGAAAACACTTATTACAAGGAGAGCATACCTGAAGGCTTGGAGGACCTTATGAAGGAGAGGGATAGGTTAAGGAAGAGCAAAAATTATGCTGAAGCTGACAAGATAAGGGAGGATATTAAGCAGAGATATGGTGTTCTCCTCGAGGATACAGAATACGGTACTGTTTGGTATAAGAAAAGAGCACAGGAGAGTACTTCAGCTTGA